The Chryseobacterium geocarposphaerae genome window below encodes:
- the pfkA gene encoding 6-phosphofructokinase — protein MKESAVKKIAVLTSGGDSPGMNAALRAVVRTANYYNIECYGVREGYNGLINDDFLKMGPRSVKNIINQGGTILKSARSMEFKTKEGRQKAYDNCVKHGVDALVCIGGDGTFTGAKIFNEEFGIRVIGVPGTIDNDIFGTDNTIGYDTALNTAMEAIDKIRDTATSHNRVFFVEVMGRDAGFIALNSGLASGALDILIPERKDSIDELFVNFRNAERTGKSSSIVVVAEGEKLANIYELAEKTKAEFPDYDIRVAILGHIQRGGSPSCADRVLASRLGYGAVTGLMEGQTNVMAGMRSNDLVYTPIEEAIKKHNEINKDLLLISEILAI, from the coding sequence ATGAAAGAGAGTGCTGTAAAAAAAATTGCAGTTCTTACTTCAGGAGGAGATTCTCCGGGTATGAATGCAGCATTAAGGGCGGTAGTAAGGACCGCAAATTATTATAATATCGAGTGTTACGGAGTAAGAGAAGGCTACAATGGGCTAATCAATGATGATTTCCTGAAAATGGGACCTCGTTCCGTAAAAAATATAATCAACCAGGGTGGAACTATTCTGAAATCTGCCCGTTCCATGGAGTTTAAAACGAAAGAAGGCCGTCAAAAGGCTTATGATAACTGTGTAAAACATGGTGTCGATGCTTTGGTATGTATAGGAGGAGACGGAACTTTCACCGGAGCAAAAATCTTTAACGAGGAATTTGGAATCAGGGTAATCGGTGTTCCGGGAACTATTGATAATGATATTTTCGGAACTGATAACACCATCGGATATGACACTGCCTTGAATACGGCAATGGAAGCAATCGACAAAATCCGTGATACCGCAACTTCTCACAACAGGGTTTTCTTTGTGGAAGTAATGGGGCGCGACGCAGGATTTATCGCTTTGAACAGTGGATTGGCTTCCGGAGCTTTGGATATTTTAATTCCGGAAAGAAAAGACAGTATTGATGAACTTTTCGTTAATTTCAGAAATGCTGAAAGAACGGGAAAATCCTCCAGTATCGTTGTAGTAGCTGAAGGAGAGAAATTAGCCAACATTTATGAATTAGCCGAAAAAACCAAGGCTGAATTCCCTGATTATGACATCCGTGTTGCCATCTTAGGACATATCCAGAGAGGAGGTTCTCCAAGCTGCGCAGACAGAGTTTTGGCAAGCAGACTGGGTTACGGAGCCGTAACAGGATTAATGGAAGGACAAACCAACGTAATGGCAGGAATGCGTTCCAACGATCTGGTATATACACCCATCGAAGAAGCCATTAAAAAACACAATGAAATCAATAAAGATCTTTTACTGATTTCAGAAATTTTAGCAATCTAA
- the gap gene encoding type I glyceraldehyde-3-phosphate dehydrogenase, translated as MSTIKVGINGFGRIGRLVFRAMTERDNIEVVGINDLIDATYMAYMLKYDSVHGIFPGEVSVEGNDLVVNGKRIRVTAERDPNNLKWNEIGADYIVESTGLFLDKENAAKHINAGAKKVILSAPSKDDTPMFVMGVNHTELTDDIKILSNASCTTNCLAPLAKVIHDNFGIVEGLMTTVHATTATQKTVDGPSMKDWRGGRAALNNIIPSSTGAAKAVGKVIPSLNGKLTGMSFRVPTVDVSVVDLTVRLEKATSYDEICAAIKAASEGELKGILGYTEDAVVSQDFVGDKRTSIFDKDAGIMLSPNFVKLVSWYDNEMGYSNKLVDMLVHAASL; from the coding sequence ATGTCAACAATCAAAGTAGGTATCAACGGGTTTGGTAGAATTGGACGTCTTGTTTTCAGAGCAATGACTGAAAGAGACAACATCGAAGTAGTGGGAATCAATGACCTTATCGATGCTACATACATGGCTTACATGTTAAAATATGATTCTGTACACGGGATTTTCCCAGGTGAGGTTTCTGTAGAAGGAAACGACCTTGTTGTAAACGGAAAAAGAATCAGAGTAACTGCTGAAAGAGACCCTAACAACTTGAAGTGGAACGAAATCGGTGCTGATTATATCGTTGAATCTACAGGTTTATTCTTAGATAAAGAAAATGCTGCAAAACACATCAACGCTGGTGCTAAGAAAGTAATTCTTTCGGCTCCTTCTAAAGATGATACTCCAATGTTCGTAATGGGTGTAAACCACACTGAACTTACTGACGATATCAAAATTTTATCAAATGCTTCTTGTACAACCAACTGTTTAGCTCCTTTAGCTAAAGTAATCCACGATAACTTCGGAATCGTAGAAGGTTTGATGACAACGGTACACGCTACAACTGCAACTCAGAAAACTGTTGACGGCCCTTCAATGAAAGACTGGAGAGGTGGTAGAGCTGCTCTAAACAATATCATCCCTTCTTCTACAGGTGCTGCTAAAGCGGTAGGAAAAGTAATTCCTTCATTAAACGGAAAATTAACAGGTATGTCTTTCAGAGTACCAACTGTTGACGTTTCTGTGGTAGATTTAACAGTAAGACTTGAGAAAGCTACTTCTTATGATGAAATCTGTGCTGCGATCAAAGCTGCTTCTGAAGGTGAATTGAAAGGTATTCTTGGATACACTGAAGATGCTGTAGTTTCTCAGGATTTCGTAGGAGACAAGAGAACTTCAATCTTCGATAAAGATGCTGGTATCATGCTTTCTCCTAACTTCGTAAAACTTGTTTCTTGGTATGACAACGAAATGGGATATTCTAACAAGTTAGTTGATATGTTAGTACACGCTGCTTCTTTATAA